A section of the Malus sylvestris chromosome 17, drMalSylv7.2, whole genome shotgun sequence genome encodes:
- the LOC126612669 gene encoding uncharacterized protein LOC126612669: protein MSVKKSLSLNRGGAGKRGAVAKRTRKSLSLNNGDARKGAGDVVAAKRTRFHRCFSFIEVSTEPGKSLKDMDSEKLKSGIMRWAKAVVAYARQVSGRFGSTRG, encoded by the coding sequence ATGTCTGTCAAGAAGAGTCTCTCTCTCAACCGTGGCGGAGCCGGAAAGCGGGGAGCAGTGGCAAAGAGGACAAGGAAGAGCCTTTCTCTGAACAATGGTGATGCCAGGAAGGGCGCCGGAGATGTGGTTGCAGCAAAGCGCACACGCTTTCATCGTTGTTTTTCTTTCATAGAGGTTTCTACTGAACCTGGAAAATCACTTAAAGACATGGATTCTGAGAAGTTGAAGTCTGGGATCATGAGGTGGGCTAAGGCTGTCGTTGCATACGCCCGCCAAGTGAGTGGCCGCTTTGGAAGCACTCGTGGCTAA
- the LOC126612671 gene encoding transcription elongation factor SPT4 homolog 2-like, which translates to MQFRESGCENCPFFKMEEDFDRVADCTTPNFNGIISVTDPTRSWAAKWLRIGRFVPGVYTLAVSEVLSEDLQNLCEDEQVQYIPPKRV; encoded by the exons ATGCAGTTCAGAGAATCAGGATGTGAGAACTGCCCCTTCTTCAAGATGGAGGAAGATTTCGATCGCGTTGCCGATTGCACCACCCCCAATTTCAATGG GATTATTTCAGTTACGGATCCAACTAGGAGTTGGGCTGCAAAATGGCTTCGAATTG gAAGATTTGTACCTGGTGTTTACACTCTTGCCGTTTCAGAGGTTCTTTCAGAGGATTTGCAGA ATTTATGTGAAGATGAGCAGGTGCAATACATACCACCCAAACGTGTATGA